The sequence GACTTAAAGATGTCATGACACCCAATCCTCGAGTGATTAGTGAAGATGCTGATGTGCTTCTTGGCCTACAAATGATGGAAACAGGGAGTCCTGTGACCATTTTACCTGTTGTAGATGCTAAGGATCAGAAGTATGTGGTGGGATTGCTTCAGATGCATACCCTGGCAAAAGCAGGTCTCATCTAAAAGATAAAAATATCGGAAGAGAGGGTAAGCTGGATTCTGTCTACAAGATGAGAAAACCCATCTTGAGGGCAACCATTCATCTAGGGGATATATTACTATATCCCTCAAGCGATTATGAAAAAGTTCATGAGGAATACCATTCCTCATTATGCAGAAACAAAAACTTTTTCTCTTGCTTCAGATAGGGTTTGCACGTCTACTAAGTCACCTTAATAGCTCCTATTCTTAAAATAGGAATTTTCAGCCTGTCTATAAAAAGACCCTTTTATAGCGGAATGTTTTCTGTTGCACTTTCCGTAGCCTTACGGCCCCTGGAGTTTCTCCAGTATCTTTTCTTATGAAGTCCAGACTTTCCTCTTAATATACCTTAGTAAAGGTACAAAAAGCGGTTGCCTTTCTCTTCCGATGGACTTGTTTATACAGCGGCACGTCTGCGACGACGTTTTGCTGCAGAGCTGTCGTTAGCAAGAGCGTCTGCTTCTCGCCAATATAAAATTCTAGAACAATGTTCGCAGAAAATAAGTCGATCTTTTTTACGGACTAAGTTTTCGTGCTGGGGAGTAAGAACAATATGACAACCGCTACAGACACGATTATCTATTGGAACAACAACACGATCTTTTTTGTTGTTTAATAAACGTTCGTAAATAAGGAACATTTCTGGATCCGTAGTTTCTTTTAATTCACTACGTTGCTGCAGTAGGGCTCTGCCTTCTTCGTTGATCTTTTTAATACTTTCGCAGATTTCTTTTTCGATAGCGAAACTACTGTTCTCTGTTGAGGTGAGACTTTCTTTTAAAGAGACAATCAGGTCCTCACTTCCCGCCTGTTTGTCCATAAGGTCACTAAGTTGGTGCTCTAACGCACGGCGCTCTTTATTTGCTGCTGTCATTTCTTGGGTGAGTGCATTAAACTCATCCATCTTTTTCACAGCTGCTTGTTGACTTTCTAATTTGTTAATTTGATCAGAAATCTCTTGAATCCGATTCTCGCCTTCTTTAATCTGATTCTTTAAGTTTTCCATCTCCAACTCTTTTTCCTGAACTTTTCGACGAATGTCAGATTTAAGAGATTGGACTTTAGCGAGCTCTTTCTGATGCTCTTTCTTGACTCGCATTAAGCGAATCATTTTAATATCGAGCTCTTGAATGGCTAAAATACTCTGGAGTGCTTCATGCATGAAAACTATTCCTTGCTTGGCTTAGTGGTTCCTAAATACGGATGCGAAATCATAGAATTTAGGAATGAATACATCTGAAGAAGAAAGCAAGTTTACTGCTTTTTTAGCAAGAAGTAAAGAACGTTTTTTTCAATAAAAGAAATTCCTAAGGAAGAGTAACTTAAGAAGGGTTAAAAGTTTAACCACCATAACTAGCATGTAAATTAATTTTTACCAGCCCTAGCTCAAGAACGAGTTTAAAAGATGATTTAAATTTGTCCCCTGATCATAAGGTAGTTCGCTACTTCAAAACTCTCACACTTTTCTTTCCTAAATACGTAGTTCACAAGGTTGTTTTATTCGAATCTCAAAGTAGGGTAATGACGTCAGAAAAAAAATGAAAGGTTCTTTTTAAGAATTATGTATTTAAATAGAAGAGGAGAGGATTCCGATAAAAACTTCTCCTCTTTCTACTCCTTACTTTAAGCAAGGGGAGCAAAGGGATCTTGTAAGAGCACGAGGAGTTTTAAAGAATTTGGGTTAGCGCGAGCGGTTTTATCAACGGCTTCAATTAAGGCTTTTTTACACAGCGCATTACAATCCAAAATCCATTCATAATTTCTATCTTGTCTGGGTTGTTCCTCTCTACTGTCTAATTCACAAACAGAGGAGAAAAGAGGAACGGAAACAATCGAGCAGCCTTTGTTGATAGCCTCTTCTAAACAATTCTCATAAGCAAAAAGAGCGCGGTTGTAATAGTCATTTATGACCTCATTATCTTCCCCAGAGAACTCCTCAAGCCGTGGCCCACGAACATGTCCTATGTATTCTGGAAAACTTTCTTTTTTGGGATGCGTCATAGTCGGGCTGTCTTTGATGCTTAATTTTGTAGAACGCGCTTCAGTAGGCCCGAAGGGGAGTTTAATTGATGTGTCTCCTTGATACTGGGAGGCATGCCATTGGGAGTTTTGCCCAAGATTTAGGAGTTCTCTAAAGAAGAGTCGAGATTGATTTGAGTTTTGGGAGATTAACGTCTGTGCAGCAGGAAGGAGAGCATTGAATGCGATTCCGCTTTGACTTGTGACTGTTTTGAATGTGTTGGATCTGGGGAGCGCAAGGAATTTGATAGTAAATCCTGGTGTAACGCTCTCCTGAATACCGAGTTTAACCCCTGGATTTTTCTTGTTTTGATGGAAAGATAGGTGGGCTCCCGGACTAACTAAGAAGTTCGCTTGAGCAGATGACTCTGGGAGTGTTCTAAAGTTTTGGTTTAGAGCTCCAGACCAATCTCCGTCGGCTTTTTGTTGGAAGTATTTGTACACCCCTACGGTTACTAGAGCCAACAGTACGGAGGATACTGCGAGTAAAGCCAAGGCAGGCATGGCCAAAACAATGGCTAAGGTAATACCGGCTACTCCGGTTCCAAGCGTGAGAGCGCTGAGAATGGATAAAGAAGTGATTTTCAGTACCTTATCCCATTTTTTTGTGGAGATTTCTCTTGGTGAGAATATGGGACTTAAATCTGAAGTACTTTGGTTGCGCAAGGGATTCATGTTAGCCATAAATTATAATTATATTTAGTTTCAAAACTAATTTTATAAAAAATAAATGGCTTTTTCTAGACGTTTTATTTTTGCTTCTTATTTGCCTTATAACATAACTGTATTATGAATCTGATCTTCAGTGGGATAAACATGAAAGGCGATAAATAATTCCCTGAGTTTCACACCAGCTAAGAGTCTAAGGGAGAGATATATTGGAGCAATGGTTAATAGGAATGCAAAAAATATAGGATGGACGCAGCAGCCTGCAGCAGTGATCCCAGCAATCAACATTGTGATAACTATGGATTGAATTATGCAGTGGGCAACAACATGGGTGAGCTTGCTTCTCGCAACACTTCCTTTAGAAAATAAGTTCAGAGGTTCTTCACGTTGGGAAATTTGTGCCGATGTTGCTGAAATTAACATGCAGGATACTGTAAAATAAAAGCTTAAACTCCGAATGATTTAATTGTAAAAATAGTTTTTTGTCATCAGCTTTCGGTAAGGCTGTCCTTTTGAAGAAGTTCCCCAGGATGGTTGTAAATTTCCCTAAATTCTTTAAGTGTGATCGGGCCTTGGCAGATGTGTATTCTCCTTGGGAGCTGGGGGAAGAGTTTAGCATACGCCCTAACTCCAGAGGGACTGGTTAAAATTACACGGCTGCACTGCTTGAATACAGAGGGGTGTAATTGACGTTCTCGAATGGTGTAGTGGGAATAGGCAAAAAAGCTTCGGTTTTCTCTTTTTAAAAAATCTTCAATTACAGGACGCGATAAGGCTGAGTGTGGGTAGAGGATACGAGCGTTTTTGGGTAAAGAGGAGATCATTGGGAGCACGCCTTCTCCGGTTTCAATAGTAGCTAGGGAATATTGTGCTTTTGGGAGAAGCCTTGTAAGGCGACTTGCTGTGATTTCTCCTAAACAAAGGTAATGTTTGGTAGATAACGTCTTTTTAGAATTTTTTCTGCGCATTCTAGAAATAAATAGTGATGTTGAAGATGGGCTGGTGAGCAGGATATGAGAAGTTTCTTCTAGGTAACGCAGGGCGTAACGTAGTTGAGGAGAGCTTCTTGCAAAGGGAATGATCTCAAGAATCGGAACGAAGCTGGCGTGGTATCTGTTTGCTGTTTCTCGATTTAATCCTAGGTATATGGTCATAGAATTATCTTTTTCTAGAATGTAGCATATAAGCGTAGTTTAAATAGGGAGAGTTTGTTTCGCATCTAGAAAATCGTTCCTGTAATCACAGAGTAAATACAAACGTAGAAGGCGTGTTTTTAGTAGGATTTAGGTTGCATTAGGAGCTGATTGACATTTTTCGATATGCAAGCTAGGATGTCCATTTTTAGATCTTCGCTTTTTCCCTAATGAAAAAAATAGTAAGAGTTCTTGACTTTTCTTGGGTTAGATGCAGAGAGCTTCGCTTTATATTATAGTTTTTCATTCATAGAGTTGATAATAGAGGTTCGGCAATGGCGTCGTTGTTGCATAAATTTTTAGAAAATGCTTCGGGGAAGAAGGGGCAGGACCTAGCTTCTACTGCATACTTAGCTGCATTAGATCATCTTTTACACTCTTTTCCTTCGATTGGGAAAAGTATTATAGATGAGTTGAGGAGTCAACGTTCACGCTTAAAGATGATTGCTTCTGAGAATTATGCTTCTATTTCAGTTCAGCTGGCTATGGGGAACTTGCTTACGGATAAGTATTGCGAGGGGAGCCCCTTTAAGCGGTTTTATTCTTGTTGCGAGAATGTAGATGCTATCGAGTGGGAATGTGTTGAAACGGCTAAAGAACTTTTCGGAGCGGAAAGTGCTTTTGTACAACCCCATTCGGGTGCAGATGCGAATTTATTAGCCATCATGGCAATTATTACTCAGAAAATTCAAGGACCTGCGGTTAAGCGTTTAGGATACAAAACGATTAACGATCTTACGGATAAAGAATATACGGAATTAAAAGCTGAGATAGGTTCTCACGTTTGTTTAGGGCCTTCGTTGAACTCAGGAGGACATTTAACACATGGAACTGTACGTTTAAACGTTATGTCCAAGTTAATGCGTTGTGTGCCTTATGAAGTGAATAAAAAGACGGAGTGTTTTGATTATTCGGAGATCGCACGTTTAGTACGAACACATAAACCTACGGTACTCATTGCTGGGTATTCTTCATATTCCAGAAGATTAAATTTTTCCACCCTAAAACAAATAGCTGATGATTGTGGAGCTGTTTTATGGGTGGATATGGCGCATTTTGCTGGTCTTGTTGCCGGCGGTGTATTTGTTGAAGAGGAAAATCCGATTCCGTTTGCAGACATTATTACTACGACAACTCATAAAACTTTGCGAGGACCTCGTGGAGGTTTAGTTTTAGCATCCAAAGAATATGATGCAGTGATTAATCGAGCTTGTCCTTTAATGATGGGAGGTCCTTTACCCCATGTTATTGCAGCAAAGGCTGTAGCGTTAAAAGAAGCGCTCACTGTGGACTTTAAAAAATATGCTCATCAGGTTGTGGATAACGCTAGAACTTTAGCTGAGCATTTTCAAAAACAGGGATTACGCTTGCTTACTGGCGGTACAGATAACCACATGTTAATTATCGATCTAACTTCTCTAGGTATATCTGGACGTATTGCTGAGGATATATTAAGTTCTGTAGGTATTGCTGTGAATCGCAATACGATACCATCAGATGCTGTAGGGAAGTGGGACACCTCAGGAATACGTTTGGGAACACCTGCTTTAACGACTCTAGGTATGGGCAGTGATGAAATGGAAGAAGTTGCGAATATTATTGTGAAAGTATTGCGAAATATTACTTTGAGACGTAATGCTGATGATAGTTTTAGTAAAAGTGAAGGAGAGCTTCCAGAAAACATTGCTGAAGAAGCAAGAGCTCGAGTCGCAGACTTATTATCGCGGTTCCCGCTTTATCCTGAAATCGATCTGGAAACTTTAGTTTAGTTAGGAGATGTGTTGTTCTATGCCTGATGGGGAAGTAGAGAATAAGTTACGAGATGTTATAGAGAGAAAAATCTTAGATGCCCGTCGGGTATTTTTTTCTGAGCCTGTAACGGATAAGAGCGCAGCAGAGGCTATTAAGAAATTATGGTATTTAGAACTTACCAATCCTGGTCAACCTATAGTATTCGTAATTAATAGTCCTGGAGGTTCGGTAGATGCAGGATTTGCAGTTTGGGATCAGATAAAAATGATGACATCCCCCGTGACTACTGTAGTTACAGGATTAGCTGCTTCTATGGGGTCAGTATTAAGTTTATGTGCAGCTCCAGGACGTCGTTTTGCCACTCCGCATTCTCGTATCATGATTCACCAGCCATCTATCGGGGGGCCCATTACTGGACAAGCGACAGATTTAGATATTCATGCTCGTGAAATCTTAAAAACAAAGAAACGTATAGTTGATGTTTATTTAGAGGCTACGGGGCAGTCTCGAGAAGTTATTGAAAAGGCAATCGATCGAGATACATGGATGACAGCTGACGAAGCCAAGGATTTTGGTTTATTGGATGGCATCCTCTTCTCATTCAATGATTTATAAGCATAGCGTATATTCTGGGGCAGGGAATCGCTTTATCCTAAGTGAAACTTGTCCCGATATTACAATAATTCCTAGTCTATGTAAGGAATATCAAGTAGATGGGTTTTTGCTTGTTCTTCCTTCTTCCACTGCTGATGCTAAACTTATTATTTTTAATGATGACGGTTCTCGTCCTCACATGTGTGGCAACGGTCTTCGTTGTGTTGTAGCTCATTTGTCTGAGGTATTGAAAAAAGATCACATCTCTGTAGAGACAGATTCGGGTAGGTATTCTGGGAGGTTTCATTCTTGGGAGCGGGTTGTTGTAGATATGACGCTTCCGGATTGGAACTACACTTGTCACACCCTTTCACACACACTTCCTGGAGTTCCTAGAGAAGTTTTTAGTATCCATACAGGGGTGCCGCATCTTGTTGTTTTTGTCGAAGATGTATCTTGTGTTCCTGTAGATTTGTGGGGGAGTTTTCTACGTTACCACGAAGACTTTTTACCTCAAGGGACTAATGTTAACTTTATCCAGGAGATACAAACCGGAGAATTTCAACTACGCACTTATGAACGTGGTTTGGAAAGAGAGTCTTTAGCTTGTGGTACGGGAGCTACTGCAGCGGCGTTGGTTGTAGCACAACGTTACGGTTTATCCAATACCCAAATACCTATATGGACCTGGGGTGATATTTTGATTAAAATTTCTTTAGAGGGCGATCGTGTGTATCTTGAGGGCCCTGTGGATAAAGAAAGGTCTTACTAGAGTTTTTCTAATTTTTCTATTGAATTTGAATAAAAATAGATTCAAAAATGGTTAAAGGAAGGAAGAGAGATCAGAGGTTTTTTTAAGGATAGATCTCTTGCCCTCTAACTCCAATTCTTTTATACTCTTGATTTATGACTACGTATCCTGTACCACAAAATCCTCTTTTATTACGCGCCTTGCGTCTTATGGATGCATTCTCTAAGTCGGATGACGAGAGGGATTTTTATTTAGACCGAGTTGAAGGGTTCATTCTCTACATTGATTTAGATAAGGATCAAGAAGATCTAGATAAGATTTATGAAGAACTAGAGGTGAATGCAGAACGCTATTGTCTAATTCCTAAGTTAACGTTCTATGAAGTAAAGAAAATCATGGAAACGTTTATCAATGAAAAAATTTATGATATTGATACAAAGGAAAAATTTCTTGAAATTTTGCAGTCTAAAAATGCTCGTGAGCAGTTTTTAGAGTGTATCTACGATCATGAATCTGAGTTGGAGAAGTGGCAGCAATTTTATGTAGAGCGTTCTCGTATACGTATTATTGAGTGGTTACGTAATAATAAATTTCATTTTGTCTTCGAAGAAGATTTAGACTTTTCAAAGCATATTTTAGAACAATTTAAAATTCATCTTTTTGATACTAAAGTATCCAAAGAACTTGCGCAAGCGCGTCAGTTGTTGGTGAACAAGGCTAAGGTCTATTACTCTAATGAAGCATTGAATCCTCGTCCTAAGCGGGGGCGTCCTCCGAAACAGTCAGCGAAAGTGGAATCTGAGACTACAATATCGAGTGATATTTACACAAAGGTACCAGCGGTAGCGCGACGTTTCCTTTTCCTTCCGGAGATTACTTCGGCATCTTCGATTACATTTTCTGAGAAATTTGACACTGAAGAAGAATTCTTAGCTAATTTGCGTGGTTCTGGCCGTGTTGAAGATCAGTTAAATCTTGCAAATCTTTCTGAGAGATTTGCTTCGTTGAAAGAACTTTCGGCGAAATTGGGTTATGACTCCCTATCTACAGGGGATTTCTTCGGGGATGACGACGACGATAGTGATGACGAGAAGCCGGCACCTAAGAGCAGTAAAACTTCTGCTAAACGCGGTCGTAAGAAATCCTAACGGTTTAGATCTTTTTAAGTATCCAAATAGTTGCAGCTCCGAAAGCTAGCTTCCTTTTTTTTCTTATTTGGAATTTAGCCCCACTGAAGAGTTGTTCTAGGTCGTGATCGCTAGGTAGTTTTCTAATGCTTTCTGCTAGGTATGCATAAGCTTGTGTATGTTTAGAGTACAGTTTCCCTACCCATGGAACGATAGATTTTAAGTATAGTCGGTGTACTAGATATAGGGGATGACTATGGGGAGGAGAGGTAAGCTCCAAAATCCCTAGAGTCCCTTGGGGTTTTAACATACGATGGATATTTTCTAGGATGTCTTTAGGTTTAGGGAGATTTCTTAATCCGTAGGCCATGGATGCAAGTGTTTGCGACTCCTCATTTATAGGAAGTTGAGCAATATCCCCTTCTATAAAAGTAAAAGGAGCTGAAGGGTAGCGTTGTTTGGCTATATGAAGCATGTTTGCTGAAAAATCCACGAGAGTTGCTTTCGATCCTGGGTAATCACGGATATACCTATAGGCAACCTTTCCTGTGCCAGAACAAAGATCTATCAGGTGATCAGACTTTCCCAACATTTTTGAAAACGTACGATTCCATAAATGATGCATTCCTAAAGATAAGATAGAATTTATCTTATCGTATTTAGGAGCTAGAGAATCAAACATCTCCTGTAGGTTAGGCTTGTTGGTAGATAGTAGCATGATATTCTCGGAATTTTTCTATGCCTTCGTAATCTTCTTCTTTTAGTCGATAACGGCATAAGGAGTAGTAATCCCTGATCACAACTTCAGAAAGCTGCGTACGTTCTACAGCTTTTGCTATCGCTGCTTCGGGATGGGCTTCAAAATGGCTTAGAGAGTTTTCTAGAGCTTCTTGGATTCTATGGCTACCTTCAGGATGATTAGAAAGAACAACAGCAAAGACAAAAGGAAGTTGGGTAAGTTCATACCATCCCTGAGCAAGATCGTATGTTGCAAACCCTGGAATGTGAGGATGGTGTAAGGCTTTATCGCCAATTAAGAGGAGACCGTCATAATTTTCTGCTTTTTCTATAACATCATCAGATGGAAGTTGGATAATTTCCGGCATAGGAGTGTTCCATAAATGTCGGCAGAGGATATGGAATAGCATTATTGAAGAGCGGCTTTCTTTTGTAGCAGCAATACGGGGTTTTT is a genomic window of Chlamydia psittaci 6BC containing:
- the cdsZ gene encoding zinc ribbon domain regulatory protein CdsZ is translated as MHEALQSILAIQELDIKMIRLMRVKKEHQKELAKVQSLKSDIRRKVQEKELEMENLKNQIKEGENRIQEISDQINKLESQQAAVKKMDEFNALTQEMTAANKERRALEHQLSDLMDKQAGSEDLIVSLKESLTSTENSSFAIEKEICESIKKINEEGRALLQQRSELKETTDPEMFLIYERLLNNKKDRVVVPIDNRVCSGCHIVLTPQHENLVRKKDRLIFCEHCSRILYWREADALANDSSAAKRRRRRAAV
- a CDS encoding uroporphyrinogen-III synthase — protein: MTIYLGLNRETANRYHASFVPILEIIPFARSSPQLRYALRYLEETSHILLTSPSSTSLFISRMRRKNSKKTLSTKHYLCLGEITASRLTRLLPKAQYSLATIETGEGVLPMISSLPKNARILYPHSALSRPVIEDFLKRENRSFFAYSHYTIRERQLHPSVFKQCSRVILTSPSGVRAYAKLFPQLPRRIHICQGPITLKEFREIYNHPGELLQKDSLTES
- a CDS encoding glycine hydroxymethyltransferase — its product is MASLLHKFLENASGKKGQDLASTAYLAALDHLLHSFPSIGKSIIDELRSQRSRLKMIASENYASISVQLAMGNLLTDKYCEGSPFKRFYSCCENVDAIEWECVETAKELFGAESAFVQPHSGADANLLAIMAIITQKIQGPAVKRLGYKTINDLTDKEYTELKAEIGSHVCLGPSLNSGGHLTHGTVRLNVMSKLMRCVPYEVNKKTECFDYSEIARLVRTHKPTVLIAGYSSYSRRLNFSTLKQIADDCGAVLWVDMAHFAGLVAGGVFVEEENPIPFADIITTTTHKTLRGPRGGLVLASKEYDAVINRACPLMMGGPLPHVIAAKAVALKEALTVDFKKYAHQVVDNARTLAEHFQKQGLRLLTGGTDNHMLIIDLTSLGISGRIAEDILSSVGIAVNRNTIPSDAVGKWDTSGIRLGTPALTTLGMGSDEMEEVANIIVKVLRNITLRRNADDSFSKSEGELPENIAEEARARVADLLSRFPLYPEIDLETLV
- a CDS encoding ATP-dependent Clp protease proteolytic subunit — protein: MPDGEVENKLRDVIERKILDARRVFFSEPVTDKSAAEAIKKLWYLELTNPGQPIVFVINSPGGSVDAGFAVWDQIKMMTSPVTTVVTGLAASMGSVLSLCAAPGRRFATPHSRIMIHQPSIGGPITGQATDLDIHAREILKTKKRIVDVYLEATGQSREVIEKAIDRDTWMTADEAKDFGLLDGILFSFNDL
- the dapF gene encoding bifunctional diaminopimelate epimerase/glutamate racemase, with protein sequence MASSSHSMIYKHSVYSGAGNRFILSETCPDITIIPSLCKEYQVDGFLLVLPSSTADAKLIIFNDDGSRPHMCGNGLRCVVAHLSEVLKKDHISVETDSGRYSGRFHSWERVVVDMTLPDWNYTCHTLSHTLPGVPREVFSIHTGVPHLVVFVEDVSCVPVDLWGSFLRYHEDFLPQGTNVNFIQEIQTGEFQLRTYERGLERESLACGTGATAAALVVAQRYGLSNTQIPIWTWGDILIKISLEGDRVYLEGPVDKERSY
- a CDS encoding UPF0158 family protein — its product is MTTYPVPQNPLLLRALRLMDAFSKSDDERDFYLDRVEGFILYIDLDKDQEDLDKIYEELEVNAERYCLIPKLTFYEVKKIMETFINEKIYDIDTKEKFLEILQSKNAREQFLECIYDHESELEKWQQFYVERSRIRIIEWLRNNKFHFVFEEDLDFSKHILEQFKIHLFDTKVSKELAQARQLLVNKAKVYYSNEALNPRPKRGRPPKQSAKVESETTISSDIYTKVPAVARRFLFLPEITSASSITFSEKFDTEEEFLANLRGSGRVEDQLNLANLSERFASLKELSAKLGYDSLSTGDFFGDDDDDSDDEKPAPKSSKTSAKRGRKKS
- the ubiE gene encoding bifunctional demethylmenaquinone methyltransferase/2-methoxy-6-polyprenyl-1,4-benzoquinol methylase UbiE, whose protein sequence is MLLSTNKPNLQEMFDSLAPKYDKINSILSLGMHHLWNRTFSKMLGKSDHLIDLCSGTGKVAYRYIRDYPGSKATLVDFSANMLHIAKQRYPSAPFTFIEGDIAQLPINEESQTLASMAYGLRNLPKPKDILENIHRMLKPQGTLGILELTSPPHSHPLYLVHRLYLKSIVPWVGKLYSKHTQAYAYLAESIRKLPSDHDLEQLFSGAKFQIRKKRKLAFGAATIWILKKI
- a CDS encoding menaquinone biosynthesis protein — its product is MSDKFERRLTLGCVSYINAFPFSLELAKRDDILLHTAPPSDLLEKLLNGDLQFALTSTVGLLTHPLGTVPGFGIAAYKKILSVNLYAAPTFFTSEKPRIAATKESRSSIMLFHILCRHLWNTPMPEIIQLPSDDVIEKAENYDGLLLIGDKALHHPHIPGFATYDLAQGWYELTQLPFVFAVVLSNHPEGSHRIQEALENSLSHFEAHPEAAIAKAVERTQLSEVVIRDYYSLCRYRLKEEDYEGIEKFREYHATIYQQA